In Fimbriiglobus ruber, a single genomic region encodes these proteins:
- a CDS encoding CGNR zinc finger domain-containing protein, whose product MSTTPRPEAIFVGDHLAMDFLNSKAMPAGEWIEWLRDGADLVDWLEKSSAIDAATASKFRADRANAGALDGVAEEARTLREWFRAFVSKYVGRPLPPIAVKELAPLNRLLARGDSYSQIEVAAAGDHPAQWRRIRRWTAPDQLLQPIAEAIGDLVSREDFRLIRACEGSACVLMFLDKTKGHARRWCSMAVCGNRAKAAAHRARATGKQS is encoded by the coding sequence ATGAGCACCACGCCTCGCCCGGAGGCCATATTCGTCGGCGACCACCTCGCGATGGACTTCCTCAACAGCAAGGCGATGCCCGCGGGCGAGTGGATCGAATGGCTCCGCGACGGGGCCGATCTCGTCGACTGGCTTGAGAAGTCCAGCGCGATTGATGCCGCGACCGCGTCAAAATTCCGGGCCGACCGCGCGAACGCCGGTGCGCTCGATGGCGTGGCTGAGGAAGCACGGACGTTACGTGAATGGTTCCGCGCCTTCGTCAGCAAATATGTCGGGCGTCCCCTTCCACCCATCGCCGTCAAGGAATTGGCTCCGCTGAATCGCTTGCTTGCCCGCGGCGACAGTTATTCGCAAATCGAAGTGGCGGCCGCCGGCGATCACCCCGCACAGTGGCGTCGAATCCGCAGGTGGACGGCCCCCGACCAGTTATTGCAGCCCATAGCGGAAGCGATCGGCGATCTCGTGTCCCGTGAAGACTTCCGCCTGATCCGGGCGTGCGAGGGCTCCGCCTGTGTGCTCATGTTCCTGGACAAAACCAAGGGGCACGCCCGGCGGTGGTGCAGCATGGCCGTCTGCGGCAACCGCGCGAAAGCCGCCGCCCACCGCGCCCGCGCGACTGGCAAGCAGTCGTGA
- a CDS encoding helix-turn-helix domain-containing protein: MLLKADADGPAWTDAQIADAFGCRTKTVENIRERLVTAGFDLTLHGKPPAKPRPKVLDGEQEARIIALRLGSPPKGFAHWTLRLLAEKVVELEIMEAISHETVRQTLKKTRPANSAG; encoded by the coding sequence ATCCTTCTCAAAGCCGATGCAGATGGTCCGGCCTGGACCGACGCCCAGATCGCGGACGCGTTCGGCTGTCGCACCAAGACGGTCGAGAACATTCGTGAGCGCCTCGTGACGGCCGGGTTCGACCTCACGCTCCACGGCAAGCCCCCCGCGAAGCCGCGCCCCAAGGTACTCGACGGCGAGCAAGAAGCCCGGATCATTGCCTTGCGGCTGGGATCGCCCCCGAAAGGATTCGCCCACTGGACGCTGCGACTGTTGGCGGAGAAGGTCGTGGAATTGGAGATCATGGAAGCGATCAGCCACGAAACCGTCCGTCAGACGCTCAAAAAAACTAGGCCGGCAAACTCAGCTGGTTGA
- a CDS encoding transposase: MRRHRKAAGERAKGVDHFVKVSRRYWPGLFACYDTPDLPRTNNDLEQAFGSHRYHERRATGRKGASPALVLRGSARLVAGLATRRQKVTAADLAGANPAQWKQLRAALEERRQRRAERKRFRRDLQGYLKDLEIKLNQLSLPA, from the coding sequence ATGCGGCGACACCGGAAGGCGGCCGGTGAACGGGCCAAGGGGGTCGATCACTTCGTGAAAGTGAGCCGACGTTATTGGCCCGGGCTGTTCGCGTGTTACGACACCCCGGACCTGCCGCGGACGAACAACGACCTGGAACAGGCGTTCGGGAGCCACCGGTACCACGAGCGGCGGGCGACCGGCCGGAAGGGAGCGTCGCCGGCATTGGTCCTGCGGGGTTCGGCCCGGTTGGTGGCCGGGTTGGCGACCCGCCGCCAGAAGGTGACGGCGGCCGACTTGGCAGGCGCGAACCCGGCCCAGTGGAAGCAGTTGCGGGCCGCATTGGAGGAGCGACGGCAGCGGCGGGCCGAGCGGAAGCGGTTCCGCCGCGATCTCCAGGGATACTTGAAAGACTTGGAAATTAAGCTCAACCAGCTGAGTTTGCCGGCCTAG
- a CDS encoding transposase, giving the protein MGSPSRLVRADLTADALFPLVRATFDAIPETRTGPSTIPRGDALLSAFAMFSLKDPSLLAFDHRRRDPNDHFRTVYGITRVPSDTQMRDLLDPVDPAALRPAFRDVFRRLQRDHVLDTFGYLGGQYLISVDGTNYFATTSDGIHCPECLVKRNRVGVVTHYHQMLGAAIVHPDHKEVIPLAPEPIVNGDGHRKNDGERNATRRWLRAFRRDHPRLPVLLVEDDLAANAPHLRDVRAARAGYLITVQPGDHKFLFDALFADDAAGRTAILTTVDSDTGIVRHYRSHHGLSLNESNPDTRVSVLEYWEWSAVGDLQVFSWITDQPLTPDTVYDVMRGGRARWTIENETFNTLKNQGYQFEHNYGHGKKHLSVVLAVLMILAFLVDQAQQIGCPAFRAAWAACGTKRSLWDQIRAVFRLFAVTSMGAILRALADRSVCPPLVPHNTG; this is encoded by the coding sequence ATGGGATCCCCGTCTCGTCTGGTCCGCGCCGATCTGACGGCCGATGCCCTGTTTCCCCTCGTTCGGGCGACGTTCGACGCGATTCCCGAGACCCGCACCGGGCCGTCCACCATCCCCCGCGGGGACGCCCTCCTGTCGGCGTTCGCGATGTTCTCCCTCAAGGACCCGTCCCTGCTCGCGTTCGACCACCGCCGGCGGGATCCGAACGACCACTTCCGGACCGTGTACGGGATCACCCGGGTCCCGTCCGACACCCAGATGCGGGATCTCCTCGACCCGGTCGACCCGGCCGCCCTCCGCCCGGCCTTCCGGGACGTCTTCCGCCGCCTCCAACGGGATCACGTCCTGGACACGTTCGGGTACCTCGGCGGGCAGTACCTGATCTCCGTCGACGGGACGAATTATTTCGCGACCACGTCCGACGGCATTCACTGCCCCGAGTGTCTGGTCAAAAGGAACCGGGTGGGGGTCGTCACCCACTACCACCAGATGCTCGGGGCGGCCATCGTCCACCCCGACCACAAGGAGGTCATCCCCCTGGCCCCCGAACCGATCGTCAACGGGGACGGGCACCGGAAGAACGACGGCGAGCGGAATGCCACCCGCCGATGGCTCCGGGCGTTCCGCCGGGATCACCCGCGGTTGCCGGTCCTCCTCGTCGAGGACGACCTGGCCGCGAATGCCCCTCACCTGCGGGACGTGCGGGCGGCCCGGGCCGGGTACCTCATCACCGTCCAACCCGGGGATCATAAGTTCCTGTTCGACGCCCTGTTCGCGGACGACGCGGCCGGCCGGACCGCGATCCTCACGACCGTGGACTCCGACACCGGGATCGTCCGCCATTACCGGTCCCACCACGGGCTATCGTTGAATGAATCCAACCCCGACACCCGGGTGAGCGTGCTCGAGTACTGGGAGTGGTCGGCGGTCGGCGACCTCCAGGTGTTCAGTTGGATCACCGATCAGCCGCTGACGCCGGACACCGTGTACGACGTCATGCGGGGTGGGCGGGCCCGGTGGACGATCGAGAACGAGACGTTTAACACGCTCAAGAACCAGGGGTACCAGTTCGAGCACAACTACGGGCACGGGAAGAAGCACCTGTCGGTCGTCCTGGCCGTGTTAATGATCCTGGCGTTCCTGGTCGATCAGGCCCAGCAGATCGGGTGCCCGGCGTTCCGGGCGGCGTGGGCCGCGTGCGGGACCAAGCGGAGCTTGTGGGATCAGATCCGGGCGGTGTTCCGGCTGTTCGCGGTGACCTCGATGGGAGCCATCCTGCGAGCCCTCGCCGACCGCTCCGTGTGCCCACCGTTAGTCCCACACAACACCGGCTAA
- a CDS encoding AAA family ATPase, with amino-acid sequence MSKLRIGREILRHAMDRAVLTDAERDTIGRLVTSGTGKGTVTTEVSALPDACLKTLLDDSRLSANQRAVIVMHVHGMSGGGGPQREYVYDTVVANPVEFGSTFSMLGGKSPNAEMFLNGRWYPVTLNIQFLNDNREGSHLSKGVLLHGTLSMCETAFGFNRYVYPDLFLDDGGVQRELTVMQVLNHFGYRGIQTPPGEFNLKLLRSERLARERGKVVLVSGPVVAMSQRGLPGPESRALGTPELPRKCVIEAELEVAEEQRNYYAPFGHTQDGISRLPFVRVFGLDGKGYVYVDVDDVRPYEYDAEAMGKLHLPAEMLTVLSRVFNTSVEGLFGDVIKGKHGGVVILAAGNPGVGKTLTAEVYAEQTQRPLYVLELGELGTNVQQLEENLNRVFDRVARWNAVLQFDECEIFLSQRGEDLERSAIVGSFLRLLDYYQGILFLTTNRADVLDHAVRSRVMLKLEYPDLDAAARAVIWTTMFEAAGMTITEGTIGELAEATLNGRQIRNLTRLGRILYPSGRVTLDQMRGVLRYGCA; translated from the coding sequence ATGAGCAAGCTGCGGATCGGGCGGGAAATTCTCCGGCACGCGATGGACCGGGCCGTCCTGACGGACGCCGAGCGGGACACGATCGGGCGGCTGGTCACCAGCGGGACCGGGAAGGGGACGGTGACGACCGAGGTCAGCGCACTCCCGGACGCCTGTCTGAAAACGCTCCTCGACGACTCCCGGCTGTCCGCCAACCAGCGGGCGGTCATCGTCATGCACGTCCACGGCATGTCCGGCGGCGGCGGCCCGCAGCGGGAGTACGTGTACGACACGGTCGTCGCCAACCCGGTCGAGTTCGGGTCGACGTTTTCGATGCTCGGGGGCAAGAGCCCGAATGCCGAGATGTTCCTGAACGGCCGCTGGTATCCGGTCACCCTGAACATCCAGTTCCTGAACGACAACCGCGAGGGCAGCCACCTGAGCAAGGGCGTCCTGCTCCACGGCACCCTGTCGATGTGCGAGACCGCGTTCGGCTTCAACCGGTACGTCTACCCCGACCTGTTCCTGGACGACGGCGGCGTTCAGCGGGAACTGACGGTGATGCAGGTGCTGAACCACTTCGGCTACCGCGGCATCCAGACCCCGCCGGGTGAGTTCAACTTGAAGCTCCTGCGCTCCGAACGGCTGGCCCGCGAGCGGGGGAAGGTGGTCCTGGTGTCCGGCCCGGTGGTCGCGATGTCCCAGCGGGGACTGCCGGGGCCGGAGTCCCGCGCGCTCGGCACGCCAGAACTGCCGCGGAAGTGTGTGATCGAGGCCGAGCTAGAAGTGGCGGAGGAGCAGCGAAACTACTACGCCCCCTTCGGGCACACGCAGGACGGCATCAGCCGGCTGCCGTTCGTCCGGGTGTTCGGCCTGGACGGCAAGGGGTACGTGTACGTCGACGTGGACGACGTCCGGCCGTACGAGTACGACGCCGAGGCGATGGGCAAGTTGCACCTGCCGGCCGAGATGTTGACGGTGCTGTCGCGGGTGTTCAACACGTCGGTCGAGGGGCTGTTCGGGGACGTGATCAAGGGCAAGCACGGCGGCGTGGTGATCCTCGCGGCCGGCAACCCGGGGGTGGGCAAGACGCTGACGGCCGAGGTGTACGCCGAGCAGACACAGCGGCCGCTGTACGTCCTCGAACTGGGCGAACTCGGCACCAACGTGCAACAGCTGGAGGAGAACTTGAACCGGGTGTTCGACCGGGTGGCCCGGTGGAACGCGGTCCTCCAGTTCGACGAGTGCGAGATTTTTCTCAGTCAGCGGGGCGAGGACCTGGAGCGGTCGGCGATCGTCGGCAGCTTCCTCCGGCTGCTCGACTACTACCAGGGCATCCTGTTCCTGACCACGAACCGGGCCGACGTACTCGACCACGCGGTCCGCAGCCGGGTGATGCTCAAGTTGGAATACCCCGACCTGGACGCGGCCGCCCGAGCCGTGATCTGGACGACGATGTTCGAGGCGGCCGGGATGACGATCACCGAGGGAACGATCGGCGAACTGGCCGAGGCCACCCTGAACGGCCGGCAGATCCGCAACCTGACCCGCCTGGGGCGCATCTTGTACCCGTCCGGCCGGGTGACGCTCGACCAAATGCGGGGGGTATTGCGGTACGGGTGCGCGTAA
- a CDS encoding leucine-rich repeat domain-containing protein, with protein sequence MNDQTAFILMIAGTAIGVIGGLWLLVRAFGVSTVWGLVSLLIPGAAFLFALFHLRKAAAPMLVMLFGIAISAVPPVANIINPPPIQDTAVVEQKTVEVNGANTTETRLTLTGAKREEYAQLATNRNVAVLQWANPDVTDGDVAALKGMDSLRELDLNGTQITDQSLAIIVALPNLEVLRIARTKVSKAAVENTLFVEAKKLKEADVRGLNVAGKRAREWIDADKANRKCLY encoded by the coding sequence ATGAACGACCAGACCGCTTTCATCCTGATGATCGCCGGCACCGCCATCGGCGTAATCGGTGGCTTGTGGCTACTCGTTCGTGCGTTCGGCGTGAGTACCGTCTGGGGGCTCGTCTCGCTCCTGATTCCCGGGGCCGCATTTCTATTCGCCCTGTTCCATCTCCGCAAAGCCGCGGCGCCGATGCTGGTTATGCTGTTCGGTATCGCGATCAGCGCGGTGCCGCCGGTCGCGAACATCATCAACCCACCCCCGATCCAGGACACGGCCGTCGTCGAGCAGAAGACCGTTGAAGTTAACGGGGCGAATACCACCGAAACGCGGCTGACACTGACCGGCGCGAAACGCGAAGAGTACGCCCAGCTCGCGACGAACCGGAATGTGGCTGTTCTCCAGTGGGCCAACCCGGACGTGACCGACGGCGACGTGGCTGCCCTGAAGGGCATGGATTCCCTCCGCGAACTCGACCTGAACGGCACGCAGATCACCGACCAATCGCTCGCCATCATCGTCGCCCTGCCGAACCTGGAAGTCCTCAGAATCGCGCGGACCAAGGTCTCCAAGGCAGCGGTCGAAAATACTCTCTTCGTGGAAGCGAAGAAATTGAAGGAGGCCGACGTCCGCGGCTTGAACGTGGCCGGGAAGCGCGCCCGCGAATGGATCGACGCGGACAAAGCCAACCGGAAGTGTCTGTACTAG
- a CDS encoding S46 family peptidase: MTLHTRLAAAVLVVTTMSTPPTFGDEGMWLFNAPPLQALKERYNFTPTQAWLDHVQKSSVRFNSGGSGSFVSATGLVMTNHHVGADDLQKLSTPEKNYLRDGFRAKTPAEEIKCKALELNVLQSIKVVTDEVNAAVAPGLPAAEAFKARQAKIAEIEKANADPKKGVRADVVTLFAGGQYHLYVFKKYTDIRLVFAPEKDIAFFGGDPDNFEYPRFDLDICFFRVYEDDKPVKPEHYLTWSPAGSKEDELIFVSGHPGRTNRQNTVAELEYLRDTGYPYLLQRLNRLEVLIGSWSERTAQNRQRGEEELFGIKNSRKARIGGLQGLLDPKLMGRKVEEEKRLREFIAQGKFDGAADAAVAFDAVAKAEKKRAELIKDVTLFENGSAFNSGFFGIARTLLRATEEKAKPAGDRLREYAEARLPSLEFRLFSEEPHYDDFETLKLADSLTLLATSYGAGDPLVQKVLAGKSPRERAFELVSGTKVKDVDFRKKLYAGGKEAVDAAHDPMIELAQLVDAKSREVRKEFETLVDEPKRQAYSALAKARYAMNGASTYPDATFTLRLSFGTVKGFKEDGKDVPAFTTMDGLYERSKDQGNKDPFELPKRWVEKKDKLDLKTPFNFVSTADIIGGNSGSPVINKAGEVVGIIFDGNIQSLVLDFIYDQEQARAVSVDSRAIIESLRKVYEAGDLADELQGKAK, encoded by the coding sequence ATGACGCTGCACACCCGCCTCGCGGCGGCCGTCCTGGTCGTCACCACGATGTCTACCCCACCAACGTTCGGCGACGAGGGGATGTGGCTGTTCAACGCCCCCCCGCTCCAGGCCCTCAAAGAGCGCTACAACTTCACCCCGACGCAGGCGTGGCTCGACCACGTCCAGAAGTCGTCGGTCCGGTTCAACAGCGGCGGGTCCGGGAGCTTCGTGTCCGCGACCGGGTTGGTGATGACCAACCACCACGTCGGGGCGGACGACCTGCAGAAGCTCAGCACGCCGGAGAAGAACTACCTCCGCGACGGGTTCCGGGCCAAGACGCCGGCCGAGGAGATCAAGTGTAAGGCGCTCGAACTGAACGTCCTCCAGTCGATCAAGGTCGTGACCGACGAGGTCAACGCGGCGGTCGCGCCGGGTCTGCCCGCGGCCGAGGCGTTCAAGGCCCGCCAGGCCAAGATCGCCGAGATCGAGAAGGCCAACGCGGACCCGAAGAAGGGCGTCCGGGCGGACGTCGTCACCCTGTTCGCGGGCGGCCAGTACCACCTCTACGTGTTCAAGAAGTACACCGACATCCGCCTCGTGTTCGCACCCGAAAAGGACATCGCGTTCTTCGGCGGCGACCCGGACAATTTCGAGTACCCGCGGTTCGACCTCGACATCTGCTTCTTCCGCGTTTACGAGGACGACAAGCCGGTCAAGCCGGAACACTACCTGACTTGGTCGCCGGCCGGGTCCAAGGAAGACGAACTCATCTTCGTCTCCGGCCACCCCGGCCGCACCAACCGGCAGAACACCGTGGCCGAACTCGAATACCTCCGCGACACCGGCTACCCGTACCTGCTCCAGCGGCTGAACCGGCTGGAAGTGCTGATCGGGTCGTGGTCCGAGCGGACCGCGCAGAACCGCCAGCGCGGCGAGGAAGAACTCTTCGGCATCAAGAACAGCCGGAAGGCCCGGATCGGCGGCCTCCAGGGATTGCTCGACCCGAAGCTGATGGGCCGGAAGGTGGAAGAAGAAAAGCGGCTCCGCGAGTTCATCGCCCAGGGCAAGTTCGACGGCGCGGCCGACGCGGCCGTGGCGTTCGACGCGGTCGCCAAGGCCGAGAAGAAGCGGGCGGAGTTGATTAAAGACGTGACCCTGTTCGAAAACGGCTCGGCCTTCAATTCCGGGTTCTTCGGGATCGCCCGGACCCTCCTCCGCGCCACCGAGGAGAAGGCGAAGCCGGCCGGCGACCGCCTCCGCGAGTACGCCGAGGCCCGGTTGCCGTCGCTCGAATTCCGCCTGTTCTCGGAGGAGCCACACTACGACGACTTCGAGACGCTCAAGCTGGCCGACAGCCTCACGCTCCTGGCGACCTCCTACGGGGCGGGCGACCCGCTCGTGCAAAAGGTGTTAGCCGGCAAGTCCCCGCGCGAGCGGGCGTTCGAGCTGGTGAGCGGCACCAAGGTCAAGGACGTGGACTTCCGCAAGAAGTTGTACGCCGGCGGCAAGGAAGCGGTCGACGCGGCCCACGACCCGATGATCGAACTGGCCCAGCTGGTCGACGCCAAGTCCCGAGAAGTCCGCAAGGAGTTCGAGACGCTGGTGGACGAGCCGAAGCGGCAGGCGTATTCGGCGCTGGCCAAGGCGCGGTACGCGATGAACGGCGCGAGTACGTACCCGGACGCCACGTTCACCCTCCGCCTGTCGTTCGGCACGGTCAAGGGGTTCAAGGAAGACGGCAAGGACGTGCCCGCGTTCACCACGATGGACGGGCTGTACGAGCGGAGCAAGGACCAGGGCAACAAGGACCCGTTCGAGTTGCCCAAGCGGTGGGTCGAGAAGAAGGACAAGCTCGACCTCAAGACGCCGTTCAACTTCGTCTCCACGGCCGACATCATCGGCGGGAACTCGGGCAGCCCGGTCATCAACAAGGCCGGCGAGGTGGTCGGGATCATCTTCGACGGGAACATCCAGTCGCTCGTCCTCGATTTCATCTACGACCAGGAACAAGCCCGCGCGGTCTCGGTGGACAGCCGGGCGATCATCGAGTCCCTGCGGAAGGTGTACGAGGCCGGCGATCTGGCGGACGAACTGCAAGGGAAGGCGAAGTAA
- a CDS encoding ArsR/SmtB family transcription factor, which yields MLERVGLNLLPGYGSTPWTVVRNAFYVPQDSREMIDYDNAKACADLLQALAEPTRLRIIELLLTGKKNVTELARDLNTEIVNVSHHLSVLRHAGLVSNEKHGRQVEYSLHPEYFPDDDAASMDFGWCRVDILAPE from the coding sequence ATGCTCGAACGTGTCGGTTTAAATTTGCTTCCCGGATACGGCTCCACGCCCTGGACTGTCGTCCGTAACGCGTTTTACGTGCCACAGGACTCGCGCGAAATGATCGATTACGACAATGCGAAAGCCTGCGCCGACCTCCTCCAGGCGTTGGCGGAACCGACCCGGCTTCGGATCATCGAACTGCTCCTCACGGGCAAGAAGAATGTCACCGAACTGGCCCGTGATCTGAACACCGAGATTGTCAACGTCTCCCATCACCTGAGCGTACTCCGCCATGCAGGGCTCGTTTCAAACGAGAAGCATGGAAGGCAGGTCGAATACTCTTTGCACCCGGAGTACTTCCCGGATGACGACGCTGCTTCGATGGACTTCGGCTGGTGCCGCGTTGATATTCTCGCGCCGGAATGA
- a CDS encoding sugar O-acetyltransferase — protein MPNDDRTKIIYSRTPESAAMLANVKRAMAITATLNRLTFNDADEIRALFSELIGKKVDESFLLIPPFYTAGGNEIRVGRNVFVNQNCTFYDLGGLDIADDVMIGPNVSIITAGHPLEPSRRRAATIGRPIVIEKGVWIAAGATIIGGVTVGANSVVAAGSVVTKDVPPNTLVGGNPARVIRSIGD, from the coding sequence ATGCCGAATGACGATCGCACCAAGATCATTTACAGCAGGACGCCGGAATCGGCGGCCATGTTGGCAAACGTCAAACGGGCGATGGCGATCACCGCCACACTTAACCGTTTGACGTTCAACGATGCGGACGAAATTCGGGCCTTGTTCAGCGAACTGATCGGTAAAAAGGTAGACGAGAGCTTTTTACTGATCCCTCCATTTTATACTGCCGGTGGGAACGAAATCCGCGTCGGGCGTAATGTCTTCGTAAATCAGAACTGCACTTTCTATGACCTCGGCGGCCTCGACATCGCGGACGATGTGATGATCGGGCCGAACGTGAGCATCATCACGGCGGGCCATCCCCTCGAACCTTCGCGGCGACGCGCCGCCACAATCGGGAGGCCCATCGTGATCGAGAAAGGCGTGTGGATCGCAGCCGGTGCGACCATCATCGGTGGCGTAACAGTAGGCGCGAACTCGGTCGTCGCGGCGGGTTCGGTAGTCACCAAGGACGTTCCCCCGAATACTCTCGTCGGAGGAAATCCGGCGCGAGTGATTCGTTCGATCGGCGACTAA
- a CDS encoding transposase has product MSSCYPDLYHHRWRLELNIRDLKQALGMAHLRGHTPEMMRREIWAHLLAYNVIRQVIAQAAQVRECSPRQIRFAGAKQALEALRVGLQVGEGDLWGRHVEALLRAIGGHRIGTRPGRSDPWAVKRRPKIYARMT; this is encoded by the coding sequence ATGTCTTCTTGTTACCCCGATCTGTATCACCATCGCTGGCGGCTCGAGTTGAACATTCGCGACCTCAAGCAGGCGCTCGGGATGGCTCATCTCCGCGGGCACACCCCGGAGATGATGCGGCGGGAGATCTGGGCCCACCTTCTGGCGTACAACGTGATTCGTCAGGTGATAGCCCAAGCCGCTCAGGTCCGAGAGTGTTCGCCCCGGCAGATCCGTTTCGCCGGGGCGAAGCAAGCGTTGGAGGCGCTCCGGGTGGGGCTCCAGGTCGGTGAGGGGGACTTGTGGGGGCGTCATGTCGAGGCGTTGTTGCGAGCGATCGGTGGTCACCGGATCGGAACGCGCCCGGGTCGGTCGGACCCCTGGGCGGTCAAACGCCGGCCGAAAATCTACGCCCGGATGACATAG
- a CDS encoding VOC family protein, which yields MRVESLDHLVLTVRNVETALAFYATVLGMRVETFGAGRKALVFGSQKINLHQAGHEFEPKAAVPTPGSADLCFLTTEPIGRVLDHFRLAGVAVVEGPVERTGATGPIRSVYVRDPDGNLIEVSNTRAS from the coding sequence ATGCGAGTTGAGAGTCTCGATCATCTGGTTCTGACGGTCAGAAATGTCGAAACCGCGCTCGCGTTTTACGCCACCGTCCTCGGGATGCGGGTGGAGACGTTCGGGGCGGGCCGCAAGGCATTGGTATTCGGGTCGCAGAAAATCAACCTGCACCAAGCCGGGCACGAGTTTGAACCGAAGGCCGCGGTCCCGACGCCCGGCTCGGCCGACCTGTGCTTTCTCACCACCGAGCCGATCGGCCGGGTTTTGGATCACTTTCGACTCGCGGGAGTGGCCGTGGTCGAGGGGCCGGTGGAGAGGACCGGGGCGACGGGGCCGATCCGGTCCGTGTACGTCCGCGACCCGGACGGCAACCTGATCGAGGTGTCGAACACGCGGGCCTCGTAG
- a CDS encoding DUF1559 domain-containing protein, with protein MVALRNDSRRAFTLIELLVVIAIIAILIGLLLPAVQKVREAAARTKCSNNLKQFGLAMHGYHDVNGRLVYGSNWSPRTSWVPPLWPYIEQTALAGQYNYTVGFYQPPNGGPTSAITNLVCAQVNTYFCPSDRGGPAYWEGDPYYRSRGNYVVNWGNVTDPGPNPPSSTLIGPFSYTDGSTTPRSTRITDITDGTSNTLLMSEVIMAQNTAYDIRGDFINNDRGCFHFSTINTPNNSVPDALVFWSAPTDPAMPSVSSGNATNAARSRHTGGVNTTMCDASVRFFANSTATGVWTLLGSMSDGQVIPSF; from the coding sequence ATGGTTGCGTTGCGCAACGACTCTCGGCGTGCGTTCACGCTGATCGAACTGCTGGTAGTGATCGCGATCATCGCGATCCTGATCGGTCTGCTCCTGCCGGCCGTGCAGAAGGTCCGCGAGGCCGCCGCCCGGACCAAGTGCAGTAACAACCTCAAGCAATTCGGCCTGGCCATGCACGGGTACCACGACGTGAACGGACGGCTCGTGTACGGGAGCAACTGGAGCCCGCGTACGAGTTGGGTTCCGCCCCTGTGGCCGTACATCGAGCAGACGGCCCTGGCCGGCCAGTACAACTACACGGTCGGGTTCTACCAGCCGCCGAACGGCGGCCCGACCAGCGCGATCACCAACCTGGTGTGCGCCCAAGTCAACACGTACTTCTGCCCGTCCGACCGCGGCGGCCCGGCCTACTGGGAGGGGGATCCCTATTACCGGTCCCGCGGGAACTACGTCGTCAACTGGGGGAACGTGACCGACCCCGGGCCGAACCCGCCCAGTTCCACGCTGATCGGACCGTTCTCGTACACCGACGGGTCGACTACGCCCCGGTCGACCAGGATCACCGACATCACCGACGGCACCTCGAACACGTTGCTCATGTCCGAGGTCATCATGGCCCAGAATACCGCGTATGACATCCGGGGCGACTTCATCAACAACGACCGCGGGTGTTTTCATTTTTCGACCATTAACACCCCGAACAATTCCGTCCCCGACGCCCTCGTCTTCTGGTCGGCCCCGACGGACCCGGCGATGCCGTCGGTCTCGTCCGGCAACGCCACGAATGCCGCCCGGAGTCGGCACACCGGCGGGGTCAACACGACCATGTGCGACGCGAGCGTCCGGTTCTTTGCGAACAGCACGGCCACGGGCGTGTGGACGCTGCTGGGGTCGATGAGCGACGGCCAGGTCATCCCCTCCTTTTGA